One window from the genome of Amycolatopsis sp. NBC_01480 encodes:
- a CDS encoding DUF1003 domain-containing protein — MTTVGRDVKTEHPVVVHMRERRAADVQLRVADAITRFAGSMAFVYLHIVVFAIWMIFIEKSPWPTLTLVVSLEAIFLSTFVMIGQNRAAAFQQAKADHDFVEQETELKTNTQLTREIHVLTTELARRAAAGDA, encoded by the coding sequence GTGACCACTGTTGGTCGTGACGTCAAGACCGAACACCCTGTCGTCGTCCACATGCGGGAGCGTCGCGCCGCCGATGTGCAACTGCGGGTGGCCGACGCGATCACCAGGTTCGCCGGCTCGATGGCGTTCGTCTATCTGCATATCGTCGTCTTCGCGATCTGGATGATCTTCATCGAGAAGAGCCCCTGGCCGACCCTGACGCTGGTCGTGTCCCTCGAAGCGATTTTCCTCTCGACCTTCGTCATGATCGGCCAGAACCGGGCGGCGGCCTTCCAGCAGGCCAAGGCCGACCACGACTTCGTCGAACAGGAGACCGAACTCAAAACCAACACCCAGCTCACCCGAGAGATCCACGTGCTGACCACCGAGCTGGCTCGCCGGGCCGCCGCCGGCGACGCGTAG
- a CDS encoding AraC family transcriptional regulator encodes MTDVLRPLEERHTAGDLLAEIADRAPAVGGNPGGWPGLTFYRYTRPVAPQWEEVRSLSLCIIAQGRKCVVADGRAHDYDPFNYLVLSDRQHFTAEILEATPAKPFLSLVLQVDPALVRRVSADVVDRRATTFDRVAHSQPEPAFVTPLDCTLMSATVRFLRATATGADRRVLAPIYLAEMVYRILQAEQYSRLLEIAASEVARNPVSEVISYVQDNMSEPLTVSDLAERVSLSPSAFSHLFREVTGKSPYQFVKEMRLNRARDLLIEGRLSVTQVSKAVGYASASHFINEFRARFGATPRAYSDLRSLREEFGVRNG; translated from the coding sequence GTGACGGACGTGCTCCGGCCGCTCGAAGAACGTCATACGGCGGGTGACCTGCTCGCCGAAATCGCGGACCGCGCGCCCGCCGTCGGCGGCAATCCCGGCGGCTGGCCGGGCCTGACCTTCTACCGCTACACCCGGCCCGTCGCCCCGCAGTGGGAAGAGGTGCGGTCGCTCTCGCTGTGCATCATCGCGCAGGGCCGCAAGTGCGTGGTAGCCGACGGGCGCGCGCACGACTACGACCCGTTCAACTACCTGGTGCTGAGCGATCGCCAGCACTTCACCGCGGAGATCCTCGAAGCCACGCCGGCCAAGCCGTTCCTGTCGCTGGTGCTGCAGGTGGACCCCGCGCTCGTGCGGCGGGTGTCGGCCGACGTCGTGGACCGGCGGGCGACCACGTTCGACCGCGTGGCCCACAGCCAGCCCGAGCCGGCGTTCGTCACGCCACTGGATTGCACGCTGATGTCGGCCACCGTGCGGTTCCTCCGCGCGACGGCCACCGGCGCGGACCGCCGGGTGCTGGCCCCCATCTACCTGGCCGAGATGGTGTATCGGATCCTGCAGGCCGAGCAGTACTCGCGGCTGCTGGAGATCGCGGCGTCGGAGGTGGCGCGCAACCCGGTCAGCGAGGTCATCTCCTACGTGCAGGACAACATGTCCGAGCCGCTGACGGTGAGCGACCTGGCGGAACGGGTTTCGCTCAGCCCCTCGGCGTTTTCGCACCTCTTTCGCGAGGTGACCGGGAAATCGCCGTACCAGTTCGTGAAGGAGATGCGGCTCAACCGCGCGCGCGACCTGCTGATCGAAGGCAGGCTGAGCGTCACCCAGGTTTCGAAGGCGGTCGGTTACGCGAGCGCGTCGCATTTCATCAACGAGTTCCGCGCGCGATTCGGGGCGACCCCGCGCGCGTATTCCGATCTTCGCTCGCTGCGGGAGGAATTCGGCGTCCGGAACGGGTGA
- a CDS encoding type 1 glutamine amidotransferase domain-containing protein: MTRVLFAVSGSAHWTLADGTRHPCGFWPEELAVPHEIFRDHGFDLVIATPGAVVPTADEAGFSPEMNGGSAEPGQRFRAYLDSIGGELGAPADLNEADPAEFDFVFVPGGHGPMEDLAASKEFGRLIAEFDAAGKPVAAVCHGPAALLPATGADGRWLFAGRRVTGFSNAEESQVGFADQAPWLLEDRLVDSGGRFEKSADAWNPHVVVDGNLYTGQNPASSTPLAERLAGAVKPVGTAH; the protein is encoded by the coding sequence ATGACACGCGTACTGTTCGCGGTGTCCGGCTCGGCCCACTGGACGCTGGCCGACGGCACCCGGCACCCGTGCGGCTTCTGGCCCGAAGAGCTGGCGGTGCCGCACGAGATCTTCCGCGACCACGGTTTCGACCTCGTGATCGCCACCCCGGGCGCGGTGGTCCCCACCGCCGACGAAGCCGGTTTCAGTCCCGAGATGAACGGCGGCTCGGCCGAGCCGGGGCAACGGTTCCGCGCCTATCTCGACAGCATCGGCGGCGAACTCGGCGCGCCCGCCGACCTGAACGAGGCCGACCCGGCCGAGTTCGACTTCGTGTTCGTCCCGGGTGGACACGGGCCGATGGAGGATCTGGCCGCCAGCAAGGAGTTCGGCCGGCTGATCGCAGAGTTCGATGCCGCGGGCAAGCCCGTGGCCGCGGTCTGCCACGGGCCCGCGGCACTGCTGCCGGCGACCGGCGCCGATGGCCGGTGGCTGTTCGCGGGCCGCCGGGTGACCGGCTTCAGCAACGCCGAGGAGAGTCAGGTCGGTTTCGCCGACCAGGCACCGTGGCTGCTGGAAGACCGGCTCGTCGACAGTGGCGGACGGTTCGAAAAGAGCGCTGACGCCTGGAATCCGCACGTGGTGGTGGACGGAAACCTTTACACCGGGCAGAATCCGGCCTCATCGACCCCGCTGGCCGAGCGGCTCGCCGGCGCGGTGAAACCGGTCGGGACCGCCCACTGA
- a CDS encoding DJ-1/PfpI family protein, with amino-acid sequence MARIAYLVSSAKEIELADGSRHPTGYFAEEAVKPYDRFVDAGAEVVVLTPDGEPPFADPYGLEPFFHYPEEDQDFFAAVTRTFHHDPDDIRITLHQNTELGLVAARRIAERLKARGFSPAEAHTLVSKAAKIAWREDRPLADVMVGEGLDGGLPAEEIRAAVAELDAASRQLAADRKAKLDAIPGFRQPTSLAGLSDEQLAGFDAVFAPGGHGPMVDLADNPDVARLLKALHDRQAPIAALCHGPALLLSAPEREDGQWLFDGYRLTCFTDEEEDQTVPGKLGLPWYVDTALKNAGAVFDDGPSAWVSHVVVDRNLITGQNPASTEATADALLKAVGQR; translated from the coding sequence ATGGCGCGCATCGCCTACCTCGTCTCGAGTGCGAAGGAGATCGAACTCGCCGACGGCAGCCGGCACCCCACCGGCTACTTCGCCGAAGAGGCCGTCAAACCCTACGACCGGTTCGTCGACGCCGGGGCAGAGGTGGTGGTGCTGACGCCCGACGGCGAGCCGCCGTTCGCGGATCCCTACGGGCTGGAGCCCTTTTTCCACTACCCCGAAGAGGATCAGGACTTCTTCGCCGCCGTGACCCGCACGTTCCACCACGACCCGGACGACATCCGGATCACGCTGCACCAGAACACCGAGCTGGGCCTGGTCGCGGCGCGGCGGATCGCCGAACGGCTGAAGGCCCGCGGGTTCTCGCCCGCGGAGGCCCACACGCTGGTCAGCAAGGCGGCCAAGATCGCCTGGCGCGAGGACCGGCCGCTTGCCGACGTGATGGTGGGCGAGGGGCTCGACGGCGGCCTGCCCGCCGAGGAGATCCGCGCCGCCGTCGCCGAACTGGACGCCGCCAGCCGTCAGCTGGCCGCGGACCGCAAGGCGAAGCTGGACGCCATCCCCGGCTTCCGGCAGCCCACCTCGCTGGCCGGCTTGAGCGACGAGCAGCTCGCCGGGTTCGACGCCGTTTTCGCCCCCGGCGGGCACGGGCCGATGGTCGACCTCGCCGACAACCCCGACGTGGCGAGGCTGCTGAAGGCGCTGCACGACAGGCAGGCCCCGATCGCCGCACTGTGCCACGGGCCCGCGCTGCTGCTGTCGGCCCCCGAACGCGAAGACGGGCAGTGGCTCTTCGACGGCTACCGCCTGACCTGCTTCACCGACGAGGAGGAGGACCAGACGGTGCCGGGCAAGCTCGGCCTGCCGTGGTACGTCGACACGGCGCTGAAGAACGCGGGCGCGGTGTTCGACGACGGGCCGTCGGCGTGGGTCTCGCACGTGGTCGTGGACCGGAACCTGATCACCGGCCAGAACCCCGCCTCCACCGAGGCGACGGCCGACGCGCTGCTGAAGGCGGTGGGACAGCGATGA
- a CDS encoding nuclear transport factor 2 family protein has translation MKLFTRKDQAEDRAGAAEVTPAETVSAFLTAFGRRDVEAALSVVDDSVRVDIHPTGLREGGSAELRAFLTETATAFPDLLVTVKNLIETGSVVTAELKVEGTQAAVYLGAINQEKHLDVDQAWRFTVSGDRVTAVDAYWCQNQLYRRLAVKRLDQISLV, from the coding sequence ATGAAACTCTTCACCCGCAAGGACCAGGCCGAAGACCGGGCCGGCGCAGCGGAGGTGACTCCCGCAGAGACCGTGTCGGCCTTCCTGACCGCGTTCGGCCGGCGAGACGTCGAGGCCGCACTGTCCGTTGTGGACGATTCCGTGCGGGTCGACATCCACCCGACCGGACTGCGCGAAGGCGGCTCGGCCGAGCTGCGGGCCTTTCTCACCGAGACCGCCACGGCGTTCCCGGACCTGCTCGTGACGGTGAAGAACCTCATCGAGACCGGCTCCGTGGTCACCGCGGAACTGAAGGTGGAGGGCACGCAGGCGGCGGTTTACCTCGGCGCGATCAACCAGGAGAAGCACCTCGACGTGGACCAGGCCTGGCGGTTCACCGTCTCCGGTGACCGGGTCACCGCAGTCGACGCGTACTGGTGCCAGAACCAGCTGTACCGGCGGCTCGCCGTGAAGCGCCTCGACCAGATCTCGCTCGTGTGA